In one window of Pseudochaenichthys georgianus chromosome 5, fPseGeo1.2, whole genome shotgun sequence DNA:
- the grm6b gene encoding LOW QUALITY PROTEIN: glutamate receptor, metabotropic 6b (The sequence of the model RefSeq protein was modified relative to this genomic sequence to represent the inferred CDS: deleted 3 bases in 2 codons), whose product MPSADLGAAGGGSARVRGPSRATSPGPSKSRATSSWAGCSHALSGPAGVPCGEIKREKGIHRLEGMLYALDPDQQRPGPLPNITLGARILDTCSRDTYALEQSLTFFQALIQKDNSDVRMFQRRAAHHPQTGEGGRVIGASGSSVSIMVANVLRLFAIPQISYASTAPELSDKSRYEFFSRVVPPDSYQAQAMLDIVKAMGWNYVSTLASEGNYGESGVDAFLQISREAGGICIAQSIKIPREPRPGEFEKIIKRLMETSNARGVIIFASEDDIKRVLQTAKSANLTGHFLFVGSDSWGAKSSPIQDQEDVAEGAVTILPKRASIDGFDQYFTSRSLENNRRNIWFAEFWEDDFKCKLTRPGIKYELGRRKCTGEERIAQHSQYEQEGKVQFVIDAVYAMAYALHSMHMDLCPGYMGVCDKMDPVEGRDLLHYIRAVNFNGSAGTGVMFNENGDAPGRYDIFQYQLSNVSNPGYKVIGQWTNHLRLNPEEMQWSGGDRKVPESVCSFPCESGERKKMVKGVPCCWHCEFCDGYQYLLDEFSCDMCPFNMRPFKNRTGCRETPIIKLEWSSPWAIIPVFLAILGILATSGVIITFIRFNDTPIVRASGRELSYVLLTGIFLIYLITFFMIAEPSTGVCALRRLLLGLGMCISYSAMLTKTNRIYRIFEQGKVAVSPPKFISPGSQLIITFILIGVQLLGVFVWFGVSPPHTIIDYEEQKPPNPEFARGVLKCDMGDLSLILCLSYSFVLMITCTVYAIKSRGVPENFNEAKPIGFTMYTTCIVWLAFVPIFFGTAQSTEKMFIQTTTLTVSMSLSATVSLGMLYIPKVYVIVFHPEQNVQKRKRSFKSVATAATVSIKSLDKPNGESKIVPDRSQ is encoded by the exons ATGCCTTCAGCTGATCTGGGTGCTGCTGGTGGGGGTTCAGCCCGGGTGCGTGGGCCCAGCAGGGCAACCAGCCCGGGTCCATCAAAATCGAGGGCGACATCAAGTTGGGCGGGCTGTTCCCATGCACTCTCGGGCCCTGCCGGCGTGCCCTGCGGGGAGATCAAGAGAGAGAAGGGCATCCACAGATTGGAAGGC ATGCTGTACGCCTTGGACCCAGATCAACAGCGACCCGGACCTCTGCCTAACATCACTCTGGGGGCCCGGATCCTGGACACCTGCTCCAGAGACACCTACGCCCTGGAGCAGTCGCTCACCTTCTTCCAGGCCCTCATCCAGAAGGACAACTCAGACGTGCGGATGTTCCAACGGAGAGCCGCCCATCATCCCCAAACCGGAGAGGGTGGTCGGGTGATCGGGGCGTCGGGCAGCTCCGTGTCCATCATGGTGGCCAACGTGCTCAGACTGTTTGCG ATTCCCCAGATCAGCTACGCCTCCACGGCCCCCGAGCTGAGCGACAAAAGCCGCTACGAGTTCTTCTCCCGTGTGGTGCCTCCGGACTCCTACCAGGCCCAGGCCATGTTGGACATAGTGAAAGCCATGGGCTGGAACTACGTCTCCACGCTGGCCTCGGAGGGAAACTACGGAGAGAGCGGCGTCGACGCCTTCCTCCAAATATCCAGAGAAGCAG GGGGGATCTGTATTGCACAGTCCATAAAGATTCCCAGAGAGCCCAGACCGGGGGAGTTCGAGAAGATCATCAAGAGACTGATGGAGACCTCCAACGCTCGCGGGGTCATCATCTTCGCC AGCGAGGACGACATCAA ACGGGTGCTGCAGACGGCCAAATCGGCCAACCTGACGGGCCACTTCCTGTTTGTTGGCTCCGACAGTTGGGGAGCCAAAAGTTCCCCGATCCAGGACCAGGAGGATGTGGCCGAGGGCGCTGTGACCATCCTGCCAAAGAGAGCCTCTATCGACG GGTTCGACCAGTACTTCACTTCAAGATCGCTAGAAAACAACCGAAGAAACATCTGGTTTGCAGAGTTCTGGGAGGACGACTTCAAGTGCAAGTTGACCCGCCCCGGCATAAAGTATGAACTTGGTAGAAGGAAATGTACAG GTGAGGAGAGAATTGCTCAGCACTCTCAGTACGAACAGGAGGGCAAGGTGCAGTTTGTGATTGACGCGGTGTACGCCATGGCCTACGCCTTGCACAGCATGCACATGGACCTGTGCCCCGGATACATGGGCGTCTGCGACAAGATGGACCCTGTGGAGGGACGGGATCTGCTCCATTACATCCGCGCTGTCAACTTCAATG GCAGCGCAGGAACTGGAGTCATGTTCAATGAAAATGGAGACGCTCCTGGTCGCTACGACATCTTCCAATACCAGCTTTCTAATGTCAGCAACCCCGGCTACAAGGTCATCGGCCAGTGGACAAACCACCTTCGCCTCAAT CCGGAGGAGATGCAGTGGTCAGGTGGTGACCGCAAGGTTCCCGAGTCGGTGTGCAGTTTCCCCTGCGAGTCCGGAGAGAGGAAGAAGATGGTGAAGGGCGTTCCTTGCTGCTGGCACTGCGAGTTCTGCGACGGCTACCAGTACCTGCTGGACGAGTTCTCCTGCGACATGTGCCCCTTCAACATGAGGCCCTTTAAGAACCGCACAGGCTGCCGGGAAACGCCCATCATAAAGCTGGAGTGGAGCTCTCCGTGGGCCATCATCCCCGTGTTCCTCGCCATCTTGGGCATCCTCGCCACCAGCGGAGTCATCATCACCTTCATCCGCTTCAACGACACGCCCATCGTTCGGGCCTCCGGCAGAGAGCTCAGCTACGTGCTGCTGACGGGCATCTTCCTCATCTACCTCATCACCTTCTTCATGATAGCCGAACCCAGCACAGGCGTGTGTGCGCTTCGCCGGCTGCTGCTGGGGCTCGGCATGTGCATCAGCTACTCCGCCATGCTCACCAAGACCAACCGTATCTACCGTATCTTCGAGCAGGGCAAGGTTGCCGTCTCGCCCCCGAAGTTCATCAGCCCCGGCTCTCAGCTGATCATCACCTTTATACTCATCGGAGTGCAG TTACTCGGGGTGTTCGTCTGGTTTGGTGTGTCACCGCCTCACACCATCATCGACTACGAGGAGCAGAAGCCCCCAAACCCAGAGTTCGCCCGTGGAGTTCTCAAGTGCGACATGGGCGACCTTTCCCTCATCCTCTGTCTGAGCTACAGCTTCGTACTGATGATCACCTGCACCGTGTACGCCATCAAGAGCAGAGGAGTTCCTGAGAACTTCAACGAGGCCAAACCCATCGGCTTCACCATGTACACCACCTGCATCGTCTGGCTGGCCTTCGTCCCGATCTTCTTTGGCACAGCGCAGTCTACAGAGAAG
- the comtb gene encoding LOW QUALITY PROTEIN: catechol O-methyltransferase B (The sequence of the model RefSeq protein was modified relative to this genomic sequence to represent the inferred CDS: deleted 1 base in 1 codon) → MPRDPRACVCVCESSCSQQITERGMEGRRREELVSNEGRHMSASQKPHIFSSHGERRTEKTGSAACPHMMWLTLLYSITGGAALLYALYRWLIPAVVQYHAGLALIWHDVIVERILDTVTQSTRHQRILGAVQKNATRGDPRSVVRAIDQYCRNQEWAMNVGDEKGCILDSVVSEVNPATVLELGTYCGYSTVRIASLLPPHAKLITLELNPEFAVIARQVIAWAGLEDKIQLVEGASGDLIPKMKEQFGVETFDLVFLDHWKDRYLPDTKLMEECGLLRKGSVLLADNVICPGTPDYLEFVRSSPRYESQYFKSHLEYTKVEDGLEKSVFLG, encoded by the exons ATGCCAAGGGATCctcgagcgtgtgtgtgtgtgtgtgagagttcgTGCTCTCAGCAGATTACGGAGAGGGGGATGGAAGGAAGAAGGAGGGAGGAGTTAGTCTCAAACGAGGGCAGGCATATGTCCGCCTCCCAGAAGCCTCACATATTTTCCTCTCACGGCGAGAGGAGGACAGAGAAGACAGGGAGCGCCGCCTGCCCTCACAT GATGTGGCTGACTCTTCTGTACAGTATCACCGGTGGAGCTGCTCTCCTGTATGCTCTCTACAGATGGCTGATCCCAGCTGTTGTGCAGTATCATGCAGGGCTGGCGCTGATCTGGCATGATGTCATTGTGGAGCGGATACTGGACACTGTGACCCAGTCCACTCGTCATCAG AGGATCCTGGGTGCAGTACAGAAGAACGCCACCAGAGGGGACCCTCGCAGCGTGGTGAGAGCCATCGATCAGTACTGCAGGAACCAGGAGTGGGCCATGAATGTGGGGGATGAGAAAG GCTGCATCCTGGACTCGGTTGTGTCTGAGGTGAACCCGGCCACAGTGTTGGAGCTGGGAACGTACTGCGGGTACTCCACGGTGCGCATCGCCAGCCTGCTGCCCCCCCACGCCAAACTCATCACTCTTGAA TTAAACCCCGAATTCGCCGTGATCGCTCGACAAGTCATCGCCTGGGCGGGACTGGAGGACAAG ATCCAGTTAGTGGAAGGAGCCTCTGGAGACTTAATCCCCAAAATGAAGGAGCAGTTTGGGGTGGAAACGTTTGATTTGGTGTTCCTGGATCACTGGAAGGATCGTTACCTCCCAGACACAAAACTGATGGAG GAGTGTGGCCTCCTTAGGAAGGGCAGCGTCCTGCTGGCGGACAACGTCATCTGCCCCGGAACGCCTGACTATCTGGAGTTTGTGCGGAGCAGCCCGCGCTACGAGAGCCAATACTTCAAATCTCACCTGGAGTACACCAAAGTGGAGGATGGCCTGGAGAAGTCTGTCTTCTTAGGGTAG